One Microbacterium trichothecenolyticum DNA window includes the following coding sequences:
- a CDS encoding DivIVA domain-containing protein yields the protein MALTPDDVVTKQFQHVRFKEGFDPDEVDDFLDEIVVEWRKTIAENEELKAKLAAYESGEAAPAVAPAAEAPQAAQPVVAESPAPVAAAPAADDAAPAAQSAGIIELAQRLHDEHVAEGKAQRDQLVSEAQAQAASILAEAEQKGREERARLEKERTVLEGRITELRNFERDYRSQLRSYIEGQLRDLDTTASSSGSTPVSAIGL from the coding sequence ATGGCACTGACCCCCGATGACGTCGTCACCAAGCAGTTCCAGCACGTCCGCTTCAAGGAGGGCTTCGACCCCGACGAGGTCGACGACTTCCTCGACGAGATCGTCGTCGAGTGGCGCAAGACGATCGCCGAGAACGAAGAGCTGAAGGCCAAGCTCGCTGCCTACGAGTCGGGTGAGGCCGCCCCGGCCGTTGCCCCCGCGGCCGAGGCGCCGCAGGCGGCGCAGCCCGTCGTGGCCGAGTCCCCGGCTCCCGTGGCTGCGGCCCCCGCCGCCGACGACGCGGCTCCCGCGGCGCAGAGTGCCGGCATCATCGAGCTCGCTCAGCGTCTGCACGACGAGCACGTCGCCGAGGGCAAGGCCCAGCGCGATCAGCTCGTCAGCGAGGCGCAGGCCCAGGCCGCGTCGATCCTCGCCGAGGCCGAGCAGAAGGGCCGCGAAGAGCGTGCCCGTCTCGAGAAGGAGCGCACCGTCCTCGAGGGCCGCATCACCGAGCTCCGCAACTTCGAGCGCGACTACCGTTCGCAGCTGCGCAGCTACATCGAGGGTCAGCTCCGCGACCTCGACACCACGGCATCGTCCTCGGGCTCGACGCCGGTGTCGGCGATCGGCCTGTAG
- a CDS encoding FtsQ-type POTRA domain-containing protein — MKRPSPLPAAPASGPPARRRVDEPVAPPPLRHPDPADETTPLVRPVAAEPSASQRDAEGASLRDVWRASRARRRALTAEVRRFTVRQRRRRRVWIGVAAAFVVMVVGTVGAAYSPLFAVERIDVVGASQLDVAAVTTALDAQIGTPLALVDDSAVKAALVRFPLVETYTLEARPPHDLVVRIVERTPIGVLQTAAGFTVVDAAGVALSTTPAAPAGEPLLEISGGTDSEAFRAAGRVMRALPDAVRTQVTGVTASTPDDVTLTLGATGSRVAWGSADRSAEKAVVLDRLMAKSPPDRTKEYDVTSPEAGVVR, encoded by the coding sequence GTGAAGCGGCCGTCGCCCCTGCCCGCGGCCCCGGCGTCGGGGCCGCCCGCCCGTCGGCGGGTCGACGAGCCCGTCGCGCCGCCGCCGCTGCGGCATCCCGACCCCGCTGACGAGACGACCCCGCTCGTGCGCCCCGTCGCGGCGGAGCCGTCAGCGTCGCAACGGGATGCCGAGGGGGCGAGCCTGCGCGACGTCTGGCGCGCGTCGCGGGCGCGGCGCCGGGCGCTGACGGCCGAGGTGCGCCGCTTCACGGTGCGTCAACGCCGCCGCCGACGCGTGTGGATCGGTGTGGCCGCCGCTTTCGTCGTCATGGTCGTCGGGACGGTGGGAGCGGCGTACAGCCCGCTGTTCGCCGTCGAGCGCATCGATGTGGTGGGGGCCTCACAGCTCGACGTCGCGGCGGTGACCACCGCCCTCGACGCACAGATCGGCACCCCGCTGGCCCTGGTCGACGACAGCGCGGTGAAGGCGGCGCTCGTGCGTTTCCCGCTCGTGGAGACCTACACACTCGAGGCGCGGCCGCCGCACGACCTGGTGGTGCGCATCGTCGAGCGCACCCCGATCGGTGTGCTGCAGACCGCGGCCGGCTTCACGGTCGTGGATGCCGCGGGCGTCGCTCTCTCGACCACGCCCGCCGCCCCCGCGGGTGAACCGTTGCTGGAGATCTCGGGCGGGACCGACTCCGAGGCCTTCCGCGCGGCGGGACGGGTCATGCGTGCTCTACCGGATGCCGTGCGTACGCAGGTCACCGGGGTCACCGCGTCGACGCCCGATGACGTGACCCTCACCCTCGGGGCGACCGGGTCGCGGGTGGCGTGGGGGAGCGCCGACCGCTCGGCCGAGAAGGCGGTCGTGCTCGATCGGCTGATGGCGAAGAGCCCGCCGGATCGCACGAAGGAGTACGACGTGACCTCGCCCGAGGCCGGCGTCGTCCGCTGA
- the ftsZ gene encoding cell division protein FtsZ, whose amino-acid sequence MSHNQNYLAVIKVVGVGGGGVNAVNRMIELGLRGVEFIAINTDAQALLMSDADVKLDVGRELTRGLGAGADPEVGRRAAEDHAEEIEEALRGADMVFVTAGEGGGTGTGGAPVVAKIAKSIGALTIGVVTKPFSFEGRRRQSQAEGGVGRLKEEVDTLIVVPNDRLLEISDRGISMIEAFATADQVLLAGVQGITDLITTPGLINLDFADVKSVMQGAGSALMGIGSARGADRAIKAAELAVESPLLEASIEGAHGVLLSIQGGSNLGIFEINDAAQLVKEAAHPEANIIFGTVIDDTLGDEVRVTVIAAGFDGGEPSLRIDAVGAQRPVTAPVVPAIPADDVARDLDAAQEQKSAAERPTERRPEPAPVTARVPETSYDGGYADDDLDVPDFLK is encoded by the coding sequence ATGAGCCACAACCAGAACTACCTCGCCGTGATCAAGGTCGTCGGTGTGGGCGGGGGCGGCGTCAACGCCGTCAACCGCATGATCGAGCTCGGCCTGCGCGGCGTGGAGTTCATCGCGATCAACACCGACGCCCAGGCGCTGCTCATGAGCGACGCCGACGTCAAGCTCGACGTCGGTCGCGAGCTCACGCGCGGGCTCGGCGCCGGAGCCGACCCCGAGGTCGGTCGACGCGCCGCCGAGGATCACGCGGAAGAGATCGAAGAGGCCCTGCGCGGCGCCGACATGGTCTTCGTGACCGCCGGCGAGGGCGGTGGCACCGGCACGGGTGGGGCGCCCGTCGTCGCCAAGATCGCCAAGTCGATCGGCGCGCTGACCATCGGTGTCGTGACCAAGCCCTTCTCGTTCGAGGGCCGCCGTCGCCAGAGCCAGGCCGAGGGCGGTGTCGGGCGCCTGAAGGAAGAGGTCGACACCCTCATCGTCGTCCCCAACGACCGTCTCCTCGAGATCAGCGACCGCGGCATCTCGATGATCGAGGCCTTCGCCACGGCCGACCAGGTGCTGCTCGCCGGTGTCCAGGGCATCACCGACCTCATCACGACCCCCGGTCTCATCAACCTCGACTTCGCCGACGTCAAGTCGGTCATGCAGGGTGCGGGGTCGGCCCTGATGGGCATCGGCTCGGCGCGGGGAGCGGATCGCGCCATCAAGGCCGCCGAGCTCGCCGTCGAATCGCCCCTCCTCGAGGCATCGATCGAGGGCGCGCACGGCGTGCTGTTGTCGATCCAGGGCGGATCGAACCTCGGCATCTTCGAGATCAACGACGCGGCCCAGCTGGTCAAAGAGGCAGCGCACCCCGAAGCCAACATCATCTTCGGTACGGTCATCGACGACACTCTCGGCGACGAGGTGCGCGTCACCGTCATCGCCGCGGGTTTCGACGGCGGAGAGCCCTCGTTGCGCATCGACGCGGTCGGCGCGCAACGTCCCGTCACGGCACCCGTCGTTCCGGCCATCCCCGCCGACGACGTGGCGCGCGACCTCGACGCCGCGCAAGAGCAGAAGAGCGCAGCCGAGCGCCCGACCGAGCGTCGTCCCGAGCCGGCGCCCGTCACCGCCCGGGTGCCCGAGACCTCGTACGACGGCGGCTACGCCGACGACGACCTCGACGTGCCCGACTTCCTGAAGTAA
- a CDS encoding FAD-dependent oxidoreductase, which yields MTRTLAVIGAGPAGLAAAVTAAEQGMTVTVIDAGLQSGGQFWRHPSEPHLPHFARDESVGHHHWRRFVDLRTRLDAAVARGAVRRLYGRQVWQILAGGTGFVLHTAAVAGADPVPPAERAVSAERVILATGAYDRQLPVPGWTLPGVMAAGGVQALVKAHQIAPGRRAVVAGTGPFLLSVAAGLAEAGVEVVAVCEANSLLRWARRPLHAALEPGKLLEGAEYARTFLRHRIPFRSRTIVTRVHGEDRAEGVSLSRVDTRGRATGEPTRVDADLVAFGWGFTPQLELAVQLGLRTRLDVDGSLVVDIDADHRASLSGVYVAGEATGIGGAVQSWTEGELAARTTVADALGTDAPARRRGLRRRVARARAFARAMHAASVVPTEWSRWLEPDTLVCRCEEVDAAAIAEAVDDQRAEDPRDVRVTARPGMGWCQGRVCGFALASLVGERTGCRWSTAQIEPLHKRSIGIPLPLGEIAALAGASTPPEPESPHAHALAPATAAPDRP from the coding sequence ATGACGCGCACACTGGCCGTCATCGGTGCAGGCCCCGCGGGCCTCGCCGCCGCCGTCACCGCCGCCGAACAGGGCATGACGGTGACGGTGATCGATGCGGGCCTGCAGAGCGGTGGACAGTTCTGGAGGCACCCGTCCGAACCCCATCTGCCGCACTTCGCGCGCGACGAGTCCGTCGGTCACCACCACTGGCGACGCTTCGTCGACCTGCGCACACGGCTGGACGCCGCGGTCGCTCGCGGAGCCGTCCGCCGTCTGTACGGCCGTCAGGTGTGGCAGATCCTCGCGGGCGGCACCGGCTTCGTGCTGCACACCGCCGCCGTCGCCGGCGCCGATCCCGTACCGCCCGCCGAACGCGCGGTGTCGGCCGAGCGAGTCATCCTGGCCACCGGTGCCTACGATCGGCAGCTGCCCGTCCCGGGCTGGACGCTGCCGGGCGTCATGGCCGCCGGCGGCGTGCAGGCCCTGGTCAAAGCGCATCAGATCGCACCCGGGCGCCGCGCGGTGGTGGCCGGGACCGGGCCGTTCCTGCTGTCGGTCGCGGCGGGACTGGCCGAGGCCGGTGTCGAGGTGGTCGCCGTGTGCGAGGCGAACTCGCTCCTGCGGTGGGCCCGCCGCCCGCTGCACGCGGCCCTCGAGCCCGGGAAGCTCCTCGAGGGGGCCGAGTACGCGCGCACGTTCCTGCGTCACCGCATCCCCTTCCGCTCCCGCACGATCGTCACCCGCGTGCACGGCGAGGATCGGGCAGAGGGGGTCTCGCTCTCTCGCGTCGACACGCGCGGCCGCGCCACGGGCGAGCCCACCCGTGTGGATGCCGATCTCGTGGCGTTCGGGTGGGGGTTTACGCCGCAGCTCGAGCTGGCGGTGCAGTTGGGGCTTCGCACCCGTCTCGACGTCGACGGCTCGCTCGTGGTCGACATCGACGCCGATCACCGCGCCTCGCTGTCGGGTGTCTACGTCGCGGGGGAGGCGACCGGGATCGGCGGCGCCGTGCAATCGTGGACCGAGGGCGAGCTCGCGGCCCGCACGACGGTGGCCGACGCCCTCGGCACCGACGCCCCCGCGCGTCGGCGAGGGCTGCGTCGACGCGTCGCGCGGGCGCGCGCCTTCGCCCGCGCGATGCATGCCGCGAGCGTCGTGCCGACCGAGTGGTCGAGGTGGCTGGAGCCCGACACGCTCGTCTGCCGATGCGAAGAAGTCGACGCGGCGGCCATCGCCGAGGCCGTCGACGACCAGCGCGCCGAAGACCCGCGCGACGTCCGCGTCACGGCGCGTCCCGGGATGGGGTGGTGTCAGGGCCGGGTCTGCGGGTTCGCCCTCGCGAGCCTGGTCGGAGAACGGACCGGATGCCGATGGAGCACCGCCCAGATCGAGCCGCTGCACAAGCGGTCGATCGGTATCCCGCTCCCGCTCGGCGAGATCGCGGCGCTCGCAGGGGCGTCGACGCCCCCTGAGCCCGAGAGCCCGCACGCGCACGCGCTCGCGCCGGCCACCGCGGCGCCCGACCGCCCCTGA
- the lspA gene encoding signal peptidase II, whose product MRSRSPLRPAAAGIVIAILAVVVLAADQLAKTVAIDNLPPERVVPVFGDVLQLYLVRNPGAAFSLGEGVTWLFTIALAVVAGVIVFLAVRRVRSRLWAIVLGLLLGGVLGNLTDRLLREPGFPVGHVVDFISTPWMMPAIYNVADVFIVSMMISVALLVLFGLRLDGTRETRASRARQPAETDGGAVDASSEPGMR is encoded by the coding sequence TTGCGCAGTCGATCTCCTCTGCGTCCGGCGGCGGCCGGCATCGTCATCGCGATCCTTGCGGTGGTGGTGCTGGCCGCCGACCAGTTGGCGAAGACCGTCGCCATCGACAATCTCCCTCCGGAGCGCGTCGTCCCGGTCTTCGGCGACGTGCTGCAGCTGTACCTCGTCCGCAACCCCGGGGCCGCCTTCTCGCTCGGCGAGGGCGTCACGTGGTTGTTCACCATCGCCCTCGCGGTCGTCGCCGGCGTGATCGTCTTCCTCGCCGTGCGCCGCGTACGCTCGCGCCTGTGGGCGATCGTGCTCGGTCTGCTGCTGGGCGGCGTGCTCGGGAACCTCACCGATCGCCTGCTGCGCGAACCCGGGTTCCCGGTGGGCCACGTCGTCGACTTCATCTCGACGCCGTGGATGATGCCCGCGATCTACAACGTCGCCGATGTGTTCATCGTGTCGATGATGATCTCGGTGGCGCTCCTCGTGTTGTTCGGCCTGCGACTCGACGGCACCCGCGAGACCCGCGCGTCGCGTGCACGCCAACCCGCCGAGACCGACGGCGGTGCGGTCGACGCGTCGAGCGAGCCGGGCATGCGCTGA
- the murC gene encoding UDP-N-acetylmuramate--L-alanine ligase has product MIRPDLSLPIPATITSAHFIGVGGSGMSGLARMFLDRGIRVSGSDRADSAALRDLAARGATVYVGHDAAHLGDADTVVHTGAIWPENPEFVTAKQRGLHVIHRSQALHWLIGGRRLVSVAGAHGKTTSTGMIVTALRALNENPTFVNGGVIADLGASSGTGSDELFVIEADESDGTFELYDTSVALITNVDPDHLDHYGSRDAFDAAFARFADAASEAVVISADDAGARAVRERITHANVVTFGAAENVDVRLSGIRTDGPVAFTLTADGESVDVQLRVPGAHNAVNAAGAVAVLRVLGHSLEGAARAVEGFGGTVRRFELHGVQQGVSVYDDYAHHPTEVAAALSAARTVVGEGRIIAIQQPHTYSRTQEMYREFAEVLETHADHTVMLDVYGAREDPVPGVTGELVSGAFADPAHVHYVPDWQAAADYTAEIARPGDYVITLGCGNVYQIIPQVLEALSRTEAAAV; this is encoded by the coding sequence ATGATCAGACCCGACCTGAGCCTCCCCATCCCCGCGACCATCACCTCCGCGCACTTCATCGGTGTGGGCGGTTCGGGCATGTCCGGCCTCGCGCGCATGTTCCTCGACCGCGGCATCCGGGTCTCCGGCTCCGACCGCGCCGACAGTGCAGCGCTGCGCGACCTCGCCGCCCGGGGCGCCACCGTGTACGTGGGGCACGACGCGGCCCACCTCGGAGATGCCGACACCGTCGTGCACACCGGCGCGATCTGGCCCGAGAACCCCGAGTTCGTCACGGCGAAGCAGCGCGGCCTGCACGTCATCCACCGCTCGCAGGCGCTGCACTGGCTCATCGGCGGACGCCGCCTGGTCTCGGTCGCCGGAGCGCACGGTAAGACCACCTCGACCGGCATGATCGTCACGGCGCTGCGCGCGCTGAACGAGAACCCGACGTTCGTCAACGGCGGCGTGATCGCCGACCTGGGCGCCTCCAGCGGCACCGGTTCCGACGAGCTCTTCGTCATCGAAGCCGACGAGTCCGACGGCACGTTCGAGCTGTACGACACCTCGGTCGCGCTCATCACCAACGTCGACCCCGACCATCTCGACCACTACGGCTCGCGCGATGCGTTCGACGCCGCCTTCGCGCGTTTCGCCGACGCGGCGAGCGAGGCCGTGGTCATCTCGGCCGACGACGCCGGGGCCCGCGCGGTGCGCGAGCGCATCACGCACGCGAACGTCGTCACCTTCGGCGCGGCAGAGAACGTCGACGTCCGGCTCAGCGGCATCCGCACCGACGGGCCGGTCGCCTTCACGCTGACCGCCGACGGCGAGAGCGTCGACGTGCAGTTGCGCGTTCCCGGCGCCCACAACGCCGTCAACGCCGCGGGGGCGGTTGCCGTGCTCCGCGTGCTCGGCCATTCGCTCGAGGGCGCCGCCCGCGCGGTGGAGGGCTTCGGCGGCACGGTGCGCCGGTTCGAGCTGCACGGCGTACAGCAGGGCGTCAGCGTCTACGACGACTACGCGCACCACCCGACCGAGGTCGCCGCCGCCCTCTCGGCCGCGCGGACGGTCGTGGGCGAGGGGCGCATCATCGCGATCCAGCAGCCGCACACGTACTCGCGCACGCAGGAGATGTACCGCGAGTTCGCCGAGGTGCTCGAGACCCACGCCGACCACACGGTCATGCTCGACGTGTACGGCGCGCGCGAAGACCCCGTGCCGGGTGTCACCGGCGAGCTCGTCAGCGGCGCGTTCGCCGACCCGGCACACGTGCACTACGTGCCCGATTGGCAGGCGGCCGCCGACTACACGGCCGAGATCGCCCGTCCCGGCGACTACGTCATCACGCTGGGCTGCGGAAACGTGTACCAGATCATCCCGCAGGTGCTCGAAGCGCTCTCGCGTACCGAGGCCGCGGCGGTCTGA
- a CDS encoding YggT family protein: MAVVSLIGSVLSAILFIYIVLLLARLVLEYIPMFNREWRPRGATLVAAEIVYTVTDPPIKLIRRIIPPLRVGGIAFDFGFAITLFVCFLLLSVTRSLAAL, translated from the coding sequence GTGGCCGTTGTCAGCCTGATCGGCTCCGTCCTCAGCGCGATCCTCTTCATCTACATCGTTCTGCTGCTCGCGCGCCTCGTGCTCGAGTACATCCCGATGTTCAACCGTGAGTGGCGTCCGCGCGGCGCGACCTTGGTTGCGGCGGAGATCGTGTACACCGTGACAGATCCGCCGATCAAGCTCATTCGCCGTATCATTCCCCCGCTCCGCGTCGGCGGTATCGCGTTCGATTTCGGTTTCGCGATCACCCTGTTCGTCTGCTTCTTGCTGCTGAGTGTCACCCGGTCGCTCGCTGCCCTATAA
- a CDS encoding (2Fe-2S)-binding protein translates to MSAVDRERAAESAHFSFDGESVPFVAGQSVGAALMAHGITSWRTTRVQQRPRGLFCGIGVCFDCLLTVDDRRSQRACLVPAVAGARVLSADPDAPLVAADAAERPCVPAGEAPHGDDAVSSPTSREVS, encoded by the coding sequence ATGAGCGCCGTGGATCGCGAGCGCGCCGCCGAATCCGCCCACTTCTCGTTCGACGGCGAGAGCGTGCCGTTCGTCGCCGGGCAGAGCGTCGGCGCCGCGCTCATGGCGCACGGCATCACGTCGTGGCGCACCACCCGCGTGCAGCAGCGCCCCCGGGGACTGTTCTGCGGCATCGGCGTGTGCTTCGACTGTCTGCTCACCGTCGACGATCGGCGCAGTCAGCGCGCGTGCCTGGTTCCCGCCGTCGCCGGAGCCCGCGTCCTGAGCGCGGATCCGGATGCTCCCCTCGTCGCCGCCGACGCCGCCGAGCGCCCGTGCGTCCCCGCGGGCGAGGCGCCGCATGGAGACGACGCCGTTTCGTCCCCCACGTCGAGAGAGGTCTCATGA
- a CDS encoding aldehyde dehydrogenase family protein, producing MTIPDTTAEEVDRIVARAAEASSAWARTAPTERARVMRALAGALDGAGPGLIDVAAEETHLTETRLTAELVRTTFQLRFLADEIVRGQWLDACIDHADPDWPMGAPRPDLRRVRIAVGPVVVFAAGNFPFAFSVAGGDTASALAAGSAVVLKVHPGHPRLSAETARVIDEVASAAGAPDALVQTVFGTEAGARVLRAPQIAAGAFTGSISGGRALFDIAAARPEPIPFFGELGSVNPAFVAPGAARARAGEIADGFVASVTGSAGQLCTKPGLLFVPADSELPAILTDAVLPDGVPMLNDAMRAGFARRLGALADHPDVVVANGVVDAASASPTPVLLRVGVDQVVADLETLTGEVFGPAALVVEYDDESVLPALAARLEGQLTASLFADPDDALAADLLPVLSGRAGRVLWNQWPTGVSVTHAQHHGGPYPATTAPATTSVGAAAITRFTRPVAYQNVPDALLPEPLRESNPWGVPRVVDGVLTTH from the coding sequence ATGACCATCCCCGACACCACCGCCGAAGAGGTCGACCGCATCGTCGCCCGCGCCGCCGAGGCCTCGTCCGCCTGGGCGCGGACGGCCCCGACCGAGCGGGCACGGGTGATGCGCGCGCTCGCCGGCGCCCTGGACGGTGCCGGCCCCGGCCTCATCGACGTCGCCGCCGAAGAGACGCATCTGACCGAGACACGTCTGACCGCGGAGCTGGTCCGCACGACGTTCCAGCTGCGTTTCCTCGCCGACGAGATCGTTCGCGGACAGTGGCTCGACGCGTGCATCGACCACGCCGACCCCGACTGGCCGATGGGCGCGCCGCGCCCTGACCTGCGGCGGGTGCGGATCGCGGTCGGACCGGTCGTGGTGTTCGCGGCCGGCAACTTCCCGTTCGCGTTCTCGGTGGCCGGGGGCGATACGGCCAGCGCCCTGGCCGCCGGCAGCGCCGTGGTGCTGAAGGTGCACCCGGGCCACCCGCGTCTGAGCGCGGAGACGGCGCGTGTGATCGATGAGGTCGCCTCGGCCGCCGGGGCCCCCGATGCGCTCGTGCAGACCGTCTTCGGCACCGAGGCGGGGGCGCGGGTGCTGCGGGCGCCGCAGATCGCCGCGGGAGCCTTCACGGGGTCGATCTCAGGCGGCCGCGCACTGTTCGACATCGCCGCAGCCCGACCCGAGCCCATCCCGTTCTTCGGTGAGCTCGGCAGCGTCAACCCGGCCTTCGTCGCACCCGGCGCGGCGCGGGCCCGGGCGGGCGAGATCGCCGACGGGTTCGTGGCCTCCGTCACCGGCAGTGCGGGGCAGCTCTGCACCAAGCCGGGACTGCTCTTCGTGCCGGCGGACTCCGAGCTGCCCGCGATCCTGACCGACGCGGTGCTGCCCGACGGCGTGCCGATGCTCAACGACGCGATGCGCGCGGGATTCGCCCGCCGCCTGGGCGCGCTCGCCGACCACCCCGACGTCGTCGTCGCGAACGGAGTCGTCGACGCGGCATCCGCGAGCCCGACGCCCGTCCTCCTGCGCGTCGGGGTGGACCAGGTCGTCGCCGACCTCGAGACCCTCACGGGCGAGGTGTTCGGCCCCGCCGCTCTCGTCGTCGAGTACGACGACGAGAGCGTCCTGCCGGCTCTGGCGGCGCGATTGGAGGGCCAGCTCACCGCGAGCCTTTTCGCCGATCCGGATGACGCCCTCGCGGCCGATCTGCTGCCGGTGCTCTCGGGCCGGGCGGGGCGCGTGCTGTGGAACCAGTGGCCCACCGGCGTCTCGGTGACGCACGCGCAGCATCACGGCGGTCCGTACCCGGCGACGACCGCGCCGGCGACGACCTCGGTGGGGGCCGCGGCGATCACGCGCTTCACCCGACCCGTGGCGTATCAGAACGTGCCCGACGCGCTGCTTCCCGAGCCGCTGCGCGAGTCCAACCCGTGGGGCGTGCCGCGCGTGGTCGACGGTGTCTTGACGACGCACTGA
- a CDS encoding cell division protein SepF: MSNPLKKTMVYLGLADEEETYEETAPQPIARKQQPTQVAPVEKAAPVTPLHRPAVVRQPSVGPVSEILTVHPKQYRDAQTIAENFREGIPVIINLSQMSDADARRLIDFASGLSLGLYGRIERVTSKVFLLSPENIAVSGDGAIAQADPEGVPFTSP; this comes from the coding sequence ATGTCGAACCCCCTCAAGAAGACGATGGTGTACCTGGGCCTCGCCGATGAGGAAGAGACCTATGAGGAGACTGCGCCGCAGCCCATCGCGCGGAAGCAGCAGCCGACGCAGGTCGCACCCGTCGAAAAGGCTGCCCCGGTGACCCCGCTGCACCGCCCCGCTGTGGTGCGTCAGCCCTCGGTCGGTCCGGTCAGTGAGATCCTCACGGTGCACCCCAAGCAGTACCGTGACGCGCAGACGATCGCCGAGAACTTCCGCGAGGGCATCCCGGTCATCATCAACCTGTCGCAGATGAGCGACGCCGACGCGCGTCGCCTGATCGACTTCGCGAGCGGTCTCTCGCTCGGGCTGTACGGTCGCATCGAACGGGTGACGAGCAAGGTCTTCCTGCTCTCGCCCGAGAACATCGCCGTGTCCGGCGATGGTGCGATCGCTCAGGCCGACCCCGAGGGCGTGCCCTTCACGTCGCCGTAA
- a CDS encoding YggS family pyridoxal phosphate-dependent enzyme gives MDTALADRLAAVDERIRDAARAAHRDPAEVTRIVVTKFHPASLVTDLHALGVRHVGENRQQELTAKRAELTGIRDLTWHFIGQAQTNKARAVRASADAVHSVDRARIADALDAAGADGILDVLLQVNLTDDPGRGGVAPAGVEELAAHVAGLPSLRLRGVMAVAPLDEEPARAFERLRRSADDARRVVPDAGWISAGMTGDFPEAIAMGATHLRIGSAITGPRPPRD, from the coding sequence ATGGACACCGCCCTGGCCGACCGCCTCGCCGCCGTCGACGAGCGAATTCGGGATGCCGCCCGCGCGGCGCACCGCGACCCCGCGGAGGTCACCCGCATCGTCGTGACGAAGTTCCACCCCGCATCCCTCGTCACCGACCTGCACGCGCTCGGCGTGCGCCACGTCGGCGAGAACAGGCAGCAGGAGCTCACGGCCAAACGCGCGGAACTCACCGGCATCCGGGATCTCACCTGGCACTTCATCGGCCAGGCCCAGACGAACAAGGCGCGCGCGGTGCGGGCGAGTGCGGATGCCGTGCATTCGGTCGATCGTGCGCGCATCGCCGACGCGCTCGACGCGGCCGGGGCAGACGGCATCCTCGACGTCTTGCTGCAGGTGAACCTGACGGATGACCCGGGCCGCGGAGGGGTGGCCCCGGCGGGAGTCGAGGAACTCGCCGCGCACGTGGCGGGCCTGCCGAGCCTGCGCCTGCGCGGCGTCATGGCCGTCGCCCCGCTCGACGAGGAGCCGGCGCGGGCCTTCGAGCGGCTGCGACGATCCGCCGACGACGCGCGTCGTGTCGTGCCGGATGCCGGGTGGATCTCGGCGGGCATGACGGGCGATTTCCCCGAGGCGATCGCGATGGGCGCGACACACCTGCGGATCGGGTCCGCAATCACGGGCCCGAGGCCCCCGCGCGACTAG